A genomic stretch from Anaerobacillus sp. CMMVII includes:
- a CDS encoding DUF4153 domain-containing protein translates to MVLSPTIVRWYSSSFLALLIKKVEQMFNFGKLMTKISRRQVKRKVNKSTYQTAKKISLGILFSVPLLFIIITLLSSADEKFADLLFVIPELMLNFQTDLLWTLLKIIIFTEGSFIVTFQLSI, encoded by the coding sequence TTGGTATTGAGTCCTACCATTGTTCGTTGGTATTCAAGTTCTTTTTTAGCCTTATTGATAAAAAAAGTAGAGCAGATGTTCAACTTTGGAAAGCTGATGACAAAAATCAGTAGAAGACAGGTAAAACGAAAGGTCAACAAATCTACGTACCAAACAGCAAAAAAAATAAGTCTAGGCATCTTATTTTCAGTGCCATTGCTCTTTATTATTATCACGTTACTTTCTTCAGCTGACGAGAAATTTGCGGACCTATTGTTTGTGATACCAGAATTGATGTTAAACTTTCAAACGGATCTACTTTGGACACTTTTAAAAATTATCATCTTCACCGAGGGGTCTTTTATAGTTACTTTTCAATTATCTATCTAA
- a CDS encoding HAAS signaling domain-containing protein encodes MIQNKDDYLFALKKDLKATTNAEEILQEFELHISEMLDDLLHEGAVGAEAMAIVIEKFGRPEDVAQAYNQELDVSPSKIQWTFISVNLLFFIGGVCLTIVYHQIPAPLISDLWKVLTSITSILIILYMFFWVLLGYEIGKEFGLGGKKLLLRTFYIALVPNLILMALVVFQIMPVQWFDPLLTPPFIAVCIICTIFLYPISYAGFRWGTSRSI; translated from the coding sequence ATGATCCAAAATAAGGACGATTATTTATTTGCTCTAAAAAAAGACTTAAAGGCCACTACTAATGCTGAAGAGATATTGCAGGAATTTGAGTTGCATATTTCAGAGATGCTCGACGACCTATTACATGAAGGAGCCGTTGGTGCAGAGGCAATGGCTATAGTTATTGAAAAATTCGGTAGACCAGAAGATGTTGCTCAAGCGTATAACCAGGAACTTGATGTATCACCATCAAAAATACAATGGACCTTCATTTCTGTAAACCTGTTGTTTTTCATCGGTGGAGTTTGCCTAACGATTGTCTATCATCAAATTCCCGCACCTTTAATTAGTGATCTGTGGAAGGTTTTGACGAGCATTACTTCAATATTAATTATTCTTTACATGTTTTTTTGGGTCTTGTTGGGCTACGAAATTGGCAAAGAGTTTGGATTAGGTGGAAAAAAACTACTCTTAAGGACGTTTTATATTGCCTTAGTGCCTAATTTGATTTTAATGGCGCTAGTCGTTTTTCAGATAATGCCAGTCCAATGGTTTGATCCTTTATTAACACCACCATTTATAGCCGTTTGTATTATTTGTACGATATTTCTTTATCCAATTAGCTATGCCGGCTTTCGCTGGGGCACGAGTCGGTCTATCTAA
- a CDS encoding PadR family transcriptional regulator, translating into MFNRELVKGSTSLILLQLLEEKDMYGYEIVKEMEARSGHILQVKEGTLYPALHKLEKQQYIEAYWQQPDKGPARKYYRITELGKEILEEKTSEWKNFVSVIDKVIGRKGYDPK; encoded by the coding sequence ATGTTTAACCGAGAACTTGTAAAAGGGAGTACATCCTTAATTTTATTGCAGTTGTTAGAGGAAAAGGATATGTACGGCTATGAAATCGTAAAAGAGATGGAAGCACGTAGCGGTCATATTTTACAAGTGAAAGAAGGGACGTTATATCCTGCCCTTCATAAATTAGAAAAACAGCAATATATTGAAGCCTATTGGCAACAACCCGACAAAGGTCCAGCTCGAAAATACTACAGGATCACTGAGCTTGGAAAAGAAATATTAGAAGAAAAAACAAGTGAATGGAAGAATTTTGTTAGTGTAATTGATAAGGTGATTGGGAGAAAAGGGTATGATCCAAAATAA